From the Ruania alkalisoli genome, one window contains:
- a CDS encoding FGGY-family carbohydrate kinase → MPEPLVVSVDQGTSATKALVVDPRGRVVGRASVPVSLTHPRPGWVEQDATELLASVHSAVRDAMADAAVENSGAVVSVGLSTQRESALIWDRRTGAPLGPVLGWQDRRTSDGANAFGAGDAARVQEITGLPVDPMFSALKFAWLLDQVDSGRRRARAGEICLGTVDSWIVTRITGEHRIEAGNASRTQLLDLATTGWAPELLDRFAIPAEALPHVVASDEPAATADWGGVSAPLTAVLGDSHASLYGHGARRPGEVKVTYGTGSSVMALAEEAPSSGGLVRTVAWQRGPTAQLALEGNILASGATLVWAADLLGVGVSELADLAVGVGDGGVDLVPAFSGLGAPWWDTAAQATLTGMTLGTGRAEIARAAVDAVVLQVEDVLEAVSRAGTPVATVLADGGGSANDWLMQHQADLSGRQVHRARVSDLSALGAAHLAGDVAGLWTDAPPTPLGQDGPDIFTPRLDPTRADTRRQRWAAAVGRARGLQQ, encoded by the coding sequence GTGCCTGAACCGCTCGTGGTCAGCGTGGACCAGGGCACCAGCGCCACGAAGGCACTGGTGGTGGATCCGCGTGGCCGGGTGGTGGGGCGGGCGAGCGTGCCGGTCTCCCTGACCCACCCGCGGCCGGGGTGGGTGGAGCAGGATGCCACCGAGCTGCTCGCCAGCGTGCACTCCGCCGTACGTGACGCCATGGCCGACGCCGCTGTCGAGAACAGCGGTGCCGTGGTGAGTGTCGGCCTGAGTACCCAGCGCGAGTCGGCACTGATCTGGGACCGCCGCACCGGCGCACCGCTCGGACCCGTTCTCGGCTGGCAGGACCGGCGCACCAGCGACGGAGCGAACGCCTTCGGTGCCGGCGATGCCGCACGGGTGCAGGAGATCACCGGGCTCCCCGTGGATCCGATGTTCTCCGCACTGAAGTTCGCCTGGCTGCTGGACCAGGTGGACTCCGGCCGCCGCCGCGCCCGGGCCGGCGAGATCTGCCTGGGCACCGTGGACTCCTGGATCGTCACCCGGATCACCGGTGAGCACCGCATCGAAGCCGGCAACGCCAGCCGCACCCAGCTGCTCGACCTGGCCACCACGGGCTGGGCACCCGAGTTGCTCGACCGCTTCGCCATCCCGGCCGAAGCTCTGCCGCACGTGGTGGCCTCCGATGAACCGGCGGCCACTGCCGACTGGGGCGGCGTCAGCGCACCCCTGACCGCCGTTCTCGGCGACTCCCATGCCAGCCTGTACGGCCACGGCGCCCGGCGCCCCGGCGAGGTGAAGGTCACCTACGGCACCGGCTCCTCGGTGATGGCACTGGCCGAGGAGGCTCCGTCGTCGGGAGGGCTCGTACGCACGGTGGCCTGGCAACGAGGCCCGACGGCGCAGCTCGCCCTGGAGGGCAACATCCTCGCCTCGGGTGCCACCTTGGTGTGGGCGGCCGATCTGCTCGGGGTGGGTGTGTCTGAACTGGCCGACCTGGCCGTTGGGGTCGGGGATGGCGGAGTCGATCTGGTCCCGGCATTCTCCGGCCTGGGGGCGCCCTGGTGGGACACGGCCGCGCAAGCCACGCTGACCGGGATGACGCTGGGCACCGGGCGCGCCGAGATTGCCCGGGCGGCCGTTGACGCCGTCGTGCTGCAGGTCGAGGACGTGCTCGAGGCGGTGTCCAGGGCCGGTACTCCGGTGGCGACCGTGCTCGCCGACGGCGGCGGGTCCGCCAACGACTGGCTCATGCAGCACCAGGCCGACCTCTCCGGCCGGCAGGTGCACCGGGCGCGGGTGAGTGACCTATCCGCCCTCGGGGCCGCGCACCTGGCCGGGGACGTGGCCGGGCTCTGGACAGATGCACCGCCCACGCCCTTGGGCCAGGACGGCCCCGACATCTTTACCCCCCGACTCGACCCCACACGGGCGGATACCCGCAGACAGAGGTGGGCGGCCGCCGTCGGGCGGGCACGTGGACTTCAGCAGTGA
- a CDS encoding transketolase family protein has protein sequence MTAVDVTAPVHDNRKAFAEELMALAAADTRIVAVCNDSVGSSNLVEFRERFPDRLINVGIAEQNMVGVGAGLASMGFVPFVCAAAPFLTGRSLEQIKADVAYSQHPVILCGMSPGMAYGELGPTHHSVEDLSWLRALPGLDIVLPADRAQTRDAVRMLAAEPRPAFMRVGRHKVPDLPESSALERGRFQQLCDGADVTIVAVGTMVSRALQAAEALAADGVTARVLNASWIAPFDAEAVRAAAAQTRAIVTVEEANVSGGLGAAVASLVAALPAGQRVPVEILGLHDFAPTGSTNALLTHFGLDPEHLAEAAKAAMARA, from the coding sequence ATGACGGCCGTCGACGTCACAGCTCCTGTGCACGACAACCGCAAGGCGTTCGCCGAGGAGCTCATGGCGCTCGCGGCGGCCGACACCCGGATCGTGGCCGTGTGCAACGACTCGGTCGGCTCGAGCAACCTGGTGGAGTTCCGCGAACGCTTCCCGGACCGGCTGATCAATGTCGGGATCGCCGAGCAGAACATGGTGGGCGTGGGTGCCGGGCTTGCCAGTATGGGCTTCGTGCCCTTCGTCTGCGCTGCCGCGCCCTTCCTCACTGGCCGGTCCCTGGAGCAGATCAAGGCGGACGTGGCCTACTCCCAGCACCCGGTGATCCTGTGTGGGATGAGCCCCGGCATGGCCTACGGCGAACTCGGCCCCACCCACCACTCGGTGGAAGATCTCTCCTGGCTGCGCGCCCTTCCCGGGCTGGACATTGTGCTTCCCGCGGATCGTGCACAGACCCGGGACGCGGTGCGGATGCTCGCCGCCGAGCCGCGCCCGGCATTCATGAGGGTGGGCCGGCACAAGGTGCCCGACCTGCCGGAGTCCTCCGCCCTCGAGCGGGGCCGGTTCCAGCAACTGTGTGACGGCGCAGATGTCACCATTGTCGCCGTCGGCACCATGGTCTCCCGCGCGCTCCAGGCGGCCGAAGCACTCGCCGCTGACGGCGTCACCGCGCGGGTGCTGAACGCCTCCTGGATCGCCCCGTTCGACGCCGAGGCTGTGCGTGCAGCCGCCGCGCAGACGCGCGCGATCGTGACCGTCGAGGAGGCCAATGTGTCAGGCGGGCTCGGGGCCGCCGTGGCCAGTCTGGTGGCCGCCCTGCCCGCGGGGCAGCGAGTTCCGGTGGAGATCCTCGGCCTGCACGACTTCGCCCCGACGGGTAGTACCAACGCACTGCTCACCCACTTCGGTCTCGATCCCGAGCACCTCGCCGAAGCCGCGAAGGCGGCGATGGCCCGTGCCTGA
- a CDS encoding transketolase: MLTTDLEQVLIWRAERDRIAAAEPAEKAALLAGRAQAIRRRVVQMIMTARQGHVGGDMSVTDILTTLFYGTLRIDPADLPKDRDRFILSKGHCAAALYATLASCGYFSPNELDTFMAEGSALNGHPNRVKVPGVETNTGPLGHGLPVAVGQAVGAHLAGSPARVFVVAGDGELQEGSNWEALMAAAHYGLENLTLVVDRNRLQQGARTEDTNGLDPLDARLAAFGCEVRSVDGHNHLALAEAYAPSTTGGPVAVIANTIKGKGISFMEDRVEWHHKVPTSEQADQALLELA; this comes from the coding sequence ATGCTGACGACGGATCTCGAGCAGGTGCTGATCTGGCGCGCTGAGCGCGATCGCATCGCTGCGGCCGAGCCCGCGGAGAAGGCGGCCTTGCTGGCCGGTCGAGCGCAGGCCATCAGACGCCGCGTGGTGCAGATGATCATGACCGCGCGCCAGGGGCACGTGGGCGGGGACATGTCGGTGACCGACATTCTCACGACCCTCTTCTATGGGACGTTGCGGATCGACCCGGCCGACCTGCCCAAGGATCGCGACCGGTTCATCCTCAGCAAGGGCCACTGCGCCGCAGCCTTGTACGCGACACTCGCCTCTTGCGGCTATTTCTCCCCGAACGAGCTGGACACGTTCATGGCTGAAGGGTCCGCCCTGAACGGTCACCCCAACCGCGTGAAGGTTCCGGGTGTCGAGACGAACACCGGGCCGCTTGGACACGGCCTGCCGGTCGCCGTGGGGCAGGCGGTGGGTGCACACCTGGCCGGCTCGCCGGCACGGGTTTTCGTGGTGGCCGGAGACGGCGAGCTGCAGGAGGGCAGTAACTGGGAGGCCCTCATGGCCGCGGCGCATTATGGCCTTGAGAACCTCACTCTGGTGGTCGACCGGAACCGGCTGCAGCAGGGAGCCCGCACGGAGGACACCAACGGACTTGACCCACTGGACGCGCGGCTCGCCGCCTTCGGGTGCGAGGTGCGGTCCGTGGACGGGCACAACCACCTGGCACTGGCCGAGGCATACGCACCGTCCACCACGGGTGGCCCCGTCGCGGTCATCGCCAACACGATCAAGGGCAAAGGAATCAGCTTCATGGAGGACCGGGTCGAGTGGCACCACAAGGTGCCGACGAGCGAGCAGGCCGATCAGGCACTCCTGGAGTTGGCATGA
- a CDS encoding DUF86 domain-containing protein, whose product MRSLVAHHNDKVDHEQVWQSITRRVPELIETLHLADTVDDITLPADLQPRTPRPADPFPGPDA is encoded by the coding sequence ATGCGAAGTCTCGTCGCACACCACAATGACAAGGTCGACCATGAGCAGGTCTGGCAATCGATCACGCGCCGGGTCCCGGAGCTCATCGAGACGCTGCACCTCGCCGACACGGTCGACGACATCACCCTTCCCGCCGACCTCCAGCCACGAACACCCCGGCCGGCCGACCCGTTTCCCGGGCCTGACGCCTAG
- a CDS encoding Lsr2 family DNA-binding protein, whose amino-acid sequence MPEDFLIARNPEEGSTLPYLLRIPLGEHGIVLKAREVWPRTGKVYCHRAVGWPSEPEIVEATPVRSCRRRGAAIDLVLDRSRENRSQFVLTRIKGGREAVFWQTARTAKQARPTVAIPTARASGLAELEIVVDSHERYAWKFSHQQATTRKAPLAAGDYAVELDGAVIASVERKSLSDLVSTLTTGKMRYLAADLSDLPRAAIVVEDRYSHIFALEHVRPSVVAEAVAEHHARFPQIPIVFCETRALAQEWTYRFLAAALAAIAGESIGEVRTSALASAAAPTPSAIRAWALEAGYTVSARGRIPAEVRAAFDRRE is encoded by the coding sequence ATGCCGGAGGACTTCCTGATCGCCCGGAACCCCGAGGAAGGCAGCACACTGCCGTATCTGCTGCGGATCCCACTGGGCGAGCACGGGATCGTGCTGAAGGCGCGCGAGGTCTGGCCCCGCACCGGGAAGGTCTACTGCCACCGCGCGGTCGGGTGGCCGAGCGAACCGGAGATCGTGGAGGCCACGCCCGTGCGTTCGTGCCGGCGCCGGGGCGCAGCGATCGATCTCGTATTGGACCGCTCCCGTGAGAACCGCAGCCAGTTCGTGCTCACCCGGATCAAGGGTGGCCGCGAAGCGGTGTTCTGGCAGACCGCACGAACAGCCAAGCAGGCGCGCCCCACCGTCGCGATCCCCACAGCCAGGGCGAGCGGCCTGGCCGAGCTGGAGATCGTCGTCGACAGCCACGAGCGATATGCCTGGAAGTTCAGTCATCAACAAGCCACCACCCGGAAGGCACCACTGGCCGCCGGCGACTATGCGGTCGAACTCGACGGCGCCGTCATCGCCTCCGTCGAACGCAAGAGCCTGAGCGACCTGGTCAGCACGCTCACCACCGGCAAGATGCGCTACCTCGCGGCCGACCTCAGCGATCTGCCGCGTGCCGCGATCGTGGTGGAGGACCGGTACTCCCACATCTTCGCGCTCGAGCATGTGCGGCCATCGGTCGTGGCCGAAGCCGTGGCCGAACACCATGCGCGGTTCCCCCAGATCCCGATCGTGTTCTGCGAGACCCGGGCGCTCGCGCAGGAATGGACCTACCGGTTCCTCGCTGCCGCGTTGGCCGCGATCGCCGGGGAGAGCATCGGCGAGGTGCGCACCAGCGCGCTCGCGAGCGCCGCCGCACCGACTCCGTCCGCCATCCGGGCGTGGGCGCTCGAGGCTGGTTACACGGTGTCAGCCCGCGGTCGCATTCCTGCCGAGGTGCGGGCCGCGTTCGACCGCCGCGAATAG
- a CDS encoding FadR/GntR family transcriptional regulator translates to MPISEPTAAARVRRPIERIGATVLREFVQAIVSGEYAAGQILPTEAELTTEFGVSRTVIRETMKRLQEKGMITVAQGRGTHVQPITSWNVLDPLVLSTMIGNDRTLGVLDDLSVVRSALEAEMAGDVAGSVDEQARVLLRERIDDMAESVADSSVFREADVQFHLAVMDLSGNALAANIARALILHAVHSDRYLGLDPTHAFELTLAEHQAVVDAIDAGDQARAREAMREHILGSWQRRRLPTDRSSS, encoded by the coding sequence ATGCCCATCTCTGAGCCGACGGCTGCTGCGCGTGTCCGACGCCCGATCGAGCGCATCGGAGCCACGGTGCTGCGCGAGTTCGTCCAAGCGATCGTCTCCGGCGAGTACGCCGCGGGCCAGATCCTTCCGACGGAGGCGGAACTGACCACAGAGTTCGGGGTCAGTCGCACCGTGATCCGGGAGACCATGAAGCGGCTCCAGGAGAAGGGGATGATCACGGTTGCGCAGGGGCGTGGCACCCACGTTCAGCCCATCACCAGCTGGAACGTGCTCGATCCGTTGGTGCTCTCGACGATGATCGGCAACGATCGCACGCTCGGCGTCCTGGATGATCTCAGCGTGGTCCGCAGCGCACTCGAGGCGGAGATGGCCGGTGACGTCGCTGGGTCGGTGGACGAACAGGCGCGGGTGCTGTTGCGCGAGCGGATCGACGATATGGCGGAGTCGGTTGCGGACTCAAGCGTCTTCCGCGAAGCGGACGTGCAGTTCCACCTCGCGGTCATGGACCTCTCCGGCAACGCGCTGGCCGCGAACATCGCCCGCGCGCTCATCTTGCATGCGGTTCACAGCGATCGATACTTGGGGCTCGATCCGACTCACGCCTTCGAGCTGACGCTCGCCGAGCATCAGGCTGTCGTGGACGCGATCGACGCCGGAGACCAGGCCCGAGCACGCGAGGCCATGCGCGAGCACATCCTCGGCTCGTGGCAGCGCCGCCGGTTGCCGACCGATCGGAGTTCGTCGTAG
- a CDS encoding mandelate racemase/muconate lactonizing enzyme family protein, protein MGDVNGFVASGVTELPIVILETDEGVEGVGTGSHADLDRLFPALEGQDPRAATTLYDAMLARVFKTSHAGATFGGIGTLDTALWDIKAKLAGEPLWRLLGAGDRYVHGYASGLDAALTDDQLVTLYRSFAERGYTAAKLKGGRRLSDDRRRFGLLSEALSAGDTPPALMLDANESWNVKQAVRYVSALEQHIDLTWVEEPLRRWDALGHARLSQSIKSAVATGENLTGLEMYRPLLDAGGADIVQAGAVWGVTHMHRVAMTAHSRDLAISPVGLTANYAVAAVAAAVPNHLTSEVQDLGTPLGLTIDQEFIDGGIVLGYQPGAGIAVDEAAICAARAADGWQTPDGPHVRPQRSGLRIVDGGGWGE, encoded by the coding sequence GTGGGCGATGTCAATGGGTTCGTTGCCTCCGGGGTCACCGAGTTGCCGATCGTGATCCTCGAGACCGACGAAGGCGTCGAAGGGGTCGGCACCGGATCGCACGCCGACCTCGACCGCCTCTTCCCCGCGCTGGAGGGACAGGACCCTCGCGCGGCCACCACGTTGTACGACGCGATGCTCGCCCGGGTGTTCAAGACCTCCCACGCCGGAGCAACCTTCGGTGGCATCGGCACACTCGATACCGCTCTGTGGGACATCAAGGCCAAGCTCGCTGGAGAACCGCTGTGGCGCTTGCTCGGCGCCGGCGATCGCTATGTCCACGGATACGCTTCCGGACTCGATGCCGCGCTGACCGACGACCAGCTCGTGACCCTCTACCGTTCGTTCGCCGAGCGTGGATACACGGCCGCCAAACTCAAAGGAGGACGGCGCCTCAGCGACGACCGGCGGCGCTTCGGACTCCTCTCCGAGGCCCTCAGCGCCGGGGACACGCCACCGGCGCTGATGCTCGATGCCAACGAGTCCTGGAACGTCAAGCAGGCCGTGCGGTACGTCAGTGCGCTGGAACAGCACATCGATCTGACCTGGGTCGAGGAACCGCTGCGCCGCTGGGACGCGCTCGGGCACGCGCGCCTGAGCCAGTCGATCAAGTCCGCCGTAGCAACAGGGGAGAACCTCACGGGCCTCGAGATGTACCGGCCACTCCTGGACGCTGGCGGCGCTGACATCGTCCAGGCCGGCGCCGTCTGGGGCGTCACTCACATGCACCGGGTCGCGATGACCGCCCACAGTCGCGATCTAGCCATCAGCCCCGTCGGTCTCACCGCCAACTACGCCGTCGCCGCTGTCGCCGCCGCGGTGCCCAACCACCTCACATCCGAAGTTCAGGACCTGGGGACGCCCCTCGGGCTGACCATCGATCAGGAGTTCATCGACGGCGGCATCGTGCTGGGCTATCAGCCCGGCGCCGGCATCGCCGTCGACGAAGCGGCCATCTGCGCCGCTCGCGCCGCCGACGGCTGGCAGACACCTGATGGACCACACGTGCGACCACAACGAAGCGGACTGCGCATCGTCGACGGCGGCGGATGGGGGGAATGA
- a CDS encoding MBL fold metallo-hydrolase: MMELRPGLHRIVAPLGERFVALYLLTGPRGALLFDTGVEESVSGTLKPYLGEIGLAPAEIRWVISSHCDFDHTGGNGALRELAPGAEFLAGRADVPMTEDVDLLITGRYGEFASRDGFDDPPETTSEIRRSTRLVAVDQALDGGEVLDLGGDRRVEVISAPGHSPGHLALWDPANNALLISDAVLGESVLTAQGAPVFPPTYRDTVAYADTITRLRRYDAELLLTAHYPVYEGVEVDTFLHRSAAYVDHIDAVVEQQLGAVEELTSLELIRRCAPHLGPWTEAAADYLIFPMTGNLERLVAAGRLSEGIRDGLRTWRWTR; encoded by the coding sequence ATGATGGAGTTGCGACCGGGACTACACCGGATCGTCGCTCCCCTGGGGGAGCGGTTCGTTGCTCTGTATCTGCTCACCGGCCCGCGCGGCGCGCTGCTGTTCGACACCGGGGTGGAGGAGTCAGTCTCGGGCACGCTCAAGCCCTACCTCGGCGAGATCGGCCTGGCCCCGGCCGAGATCCGCTGGGTGATCAGCTCCCACTGCGACTTCGACCACACCGGCGGCAATGGCGCTCTCCGAGAGCTGGCACCGGGAGCAGAGTTCCTGGCCGGTCGCGCGGACGTCCCGATGACGGAGGACGTCGACCTGCTGATCACTGGTCGATACGGCGAGTTCGCCAGCCGGGACGGCTTCGACGACCCGCCCGAGACCACCAGCGAGATCCGCCGCAGCACCCGGCTCGTCGCCGTGGATCAGGCGCTCGACGGCGGCGAGGTCCTCGACCTGGGCGGTGACCGCCGGGTCGAGGTGATCTCCGCCCCCGGCCACTCCCCCGGCCACCTCGCCCTGTGGGACCCGGCCAACAACGCGCTGCTCATCTCCGACGCCGTGCTCGGTGAGAGCGTCCTGACGGCGCAGGGTGCGCCGGTCTTCCCACCCACCTACCGCGACACGGTCGCCTATGCCGACACCATCACCCGCCTGCGCAGGTACGACGCGGAACTGCTGCTGACAGCGCACTACCCGGTCTACGAAGGAGTCGAGGTGGACACCTTCCTGCACCGATCGGCCGCCTACGTGGACCACATCGACGCGGTGGTGGAGCAGCAGCTGGGTGCCGTAGAGGAGCTCACTTCGCTTGAGCTCATCCGTCGGTGCGCCCCGCACCTCGGCCCCTGGACCGAGGCAGCCGCTGACTACCTGATCTTCCCGATGACAGGCAATCTGGAACGGCTCGTGGCCGCCGGACGCCTGAGCGAGGGCATCCGGGACGGCCTGCGCACCTGGAGGTGGACCCGATGA
- a CDS encoding Gfo/Idh/MocA family protein encodes MTVRLGAIGAGWWATSNHFPVFAAREDVELVGVCGMGPSLAHAQAEFGFDLATEDADELLAADIDAVVISTPHDLHHRFAAQALERGLHVLCEKPMTLDAAQAWDLVERAERAGTVFLVPYGWNYKPFTSAAKRILDAGGIGEIQYVLCHMASPTRGLFGSDPTHMLQRWNSHTAPDPSTWADPAHGGGYAHGQITHSSALLSWLTGLRATTVAGRVSGPGAAVDLFDAAVVQFEGGALGTVSGAATLADGDKYQLDIRLFGSEGVLMIDVERERVSLSRYDGRRENVAIAPGEGEYECLVPPARFIDLITGTSTENNSDALVAARSVELIEALLRSAGASGVETPVHREPLRET; translated from the coding sequence ATGACGGTCCGGCTCGGGGCGATCGGCGCGGGCTGGTGGGCGACAAGCAATCACTTCCCGGTATTCGCCGCCCGCGAGGACGTGGAGCTGGTGGGCGTCTGCGGCATGGGACCGAGCCTGGCCCACGCGCAGGCAGAGTTCGGGTTCGACCTGGCCACCGAGGACGCCGACGAACTCCTCGCCGCGGACATCGATGCCGTGGTCATCTCCACCCCGCATGACCTGCATCACCGGTTCGCGGCACAGGCGCTCGAGCGCGGATTACACGTGTTGTGTGAGAAGCCGATGACGTTGGACGCTGCCCAGGCGTGGGACCTGGTCGAACGTGCCGAACGCGCCGGGACCGTCTTCCTGGTGCCCTACGGCTGGAATTACAAGCCGTTCACGTCCGCGGCCAAGCGCATCCTCGACGCCGGCGGGATCGGTGAGATCCAGTACGTGCTCTGCCACATGGCCTCGCCCACCCGTGGCCTGTTCGGCTCCGACCCCACCCACATGCTGCAGCGGTGGAACTCGCACACCGCGCCCGACCCGAGCACCTGGGCCGACCCTGCCCACGGCGGCGGCTACGCGCACGGGCAGATCACCCACTCCTCGGCGCTGCTGTCCTGGCTCACGGGCCTGCGTGCCACCACGGTGGCGGGCCGGGTGAGCGGACCAGGGGCCGCCGTCGACCTCTTCGACGCCGCTGTGGTGCAGTTCGAGGGCGGAGCGCTGGGCACCGTCTCGGGTGCTGCCACGCTCGCCGACGGCGACAAGTACCAGCTCGACATCCGCCTGTTCGGCTCCGAGGGGGTGCTGATGATCGATGTGGAGCGCGAGCGGGTCTCACTGAGCCGCTACGACGGCCGTCGCGAGAACGTCGCCATCGCCCCGGGTGAGGGCGAGTACGAGTGCCTCGTGCCCCCGGCCCGATTCATCGACCTGATCACCGGTACCAGCACCGAGAACAACTCCGATGCCCTGGTGGCCGCGAGATCGGTCGAGCTGATCGAGGCGCTGCTGCGCTCGGCCGGCGCCAGCGGCGTCGAGACGCCCGTCCATCGAGAACCTCTGAGGGAGACATGA
- a CDS encoding CaiB/BaiF CoA transferase family protein has protein sequence MTDATHRGVLDGYRVIDCSIAMAGPFAAQRLGDLGADVVKVEPTTGEWQRGAAAGGAKGNEINVSFLSLNRNKRSLAIDLKSEEGRQIVRELVAGADVFLQNYRPGVAARLGLDYETLAAINPALVYVSISGYGEDGPYRDRPGQDLILQAMSGAMLSAGRDGEPPAPAGQYLADAVTASTAFEGVLAALLHRERTGEGQLVTVNMLDALTTLQMQELSVYTVGGVPQQRGEEPHAHVYIRAPYGIFETADGFLALAFADLEALGAVLEEPRLAGLDAETHGWTHRDELHAIVAGHLCGRSTQHWLDVLLPAGMWVGPVYGYEDLVQDPQIRHNGTFVEYDHPTEGRVKTPGFPYRMTKTPPRIDRGAPRVGEHTREILGELGIESDRADSLVGSGVVTEPVSAPV, from the coding sequence ATGACCGACGCCACCCACCGCGGAGTCCTCGACGGCTACCGCGTGATCGACTGCTCCATCGCCATGGCCGGCCCGTTCGCGGCCCAGCGTCTGGGCGACCTGGGCGCCGACGTCGTCAAGGTTGAACCCACCACCGGGGAGTGGCAGCGCGGCGCTGCTGCCGGTGGGGCGAAGGGCAACGAGATCAACGTGTCCTTCCTCAGCCTGAACCGGAACAAGCGGTCCCTGGCGATCGACCTCAAGTCCGAGGAAGGACGCCAGATCGTGCGCGAGCTCGTCGCGGGCGCCGACGTCTTCCTGCAGAACTACCGGCCCGGGGTCGCTGCCCGTCTCGGTCTGGACTACGAGACCCTCGCTGCGATCAACCCGGCGCTGGTCTACGTGTCCATCTCCGGCTACGGCGAGGACGGACCGTACCGTGACCGCCCCGGCCAAGATCTCATCCTGCAGGCCATGAGCGGTGCCATGCTCTCCGCCGGGCGCGACGGTGAACCGCCCGCGCCCGCCGGGCAGTACCTGGCCGACGCCGTCACCGCCTCGACCGCGTTCGAGGGCGTGCTGGCAGCGTTGCTCCACCGGGAGCGCACGGGCGAGGGCCAGCTCGTCACCGTCAACATGCTCGACGCGCTCACCACCCTGCAGATGCAAGAACTGAGTGTCTACACCGTCGGCGGCGTACCCCAGCAGCGGGGCGAGGAGCCGCACGCGCATGTCTATATCCGCGCCCCGTACGGCATCTTCGAGACCGCGGACGGGTTCCTGGCCCTCGCGTTCGCCGACCTGGAGGCCCTGGGGGCCGTGCTGGAGGAGCCACGGCTGGCGGGCCTGGATGCCGAGACCCACGGCTGGACCCACCGGGACGAACTTCACGCGATCGTGGCCGGGCACCTGTGTGGGCGCAGCACGCAGCACTGGCTGGACGTGCTGCTTCCCGCCGGTATGTGGGTCGGTCCGGTATACGGCTACGAGGATCTGGTCCAGGACCCGCAGATCCGGCACAACGGGACGTTCGTCGAATACGACCACCCCACCGAGGGTCGCGTGAAGACCCCCGGCTTCCCCTACCGGATGACGAAGACACCACCGCGCATCGACCGCGGTGCGCCACGGGTCGGCGAGCACACCCGGGAGATTCTCGGCGAGCTGGGTATCGAGTCGGACCGCGCCGACAGCCTGGTCGGCAGCGGTGTGGTGACCGAACCGGTCAGCGCCCCGGTATGA
- a CDS encoding carbohydrate ABC transporter substrate-binding protein, with the protein MTDYVGLTWDHPRGRNALEAAAPRLTGLTGTDTLRWEVQPLEGFESAAIADLARRYDVLVLDHPHLGDALAADCLHPIDGLLPPEVVQRLERGAVGASVRSYRFGSHLWALPLDAATQVSARRPDTVPDAPTSWDQAIAVAGTARVAMSLAGPHAFLTFCSIAVSLGGEYAGAIFERRTAQHALQIMTDLSANLPAGTEHLNPIGLLDRMRTAGDIDYLPLVYGYVNYSSRTLSFGPPPMARRIGSTIGGTGMALTRRSRPSPALLDHVLWLLDEHTQRTFIPTHDGQPSSRAAWSDPAVDAAAHGFYGATRATMEAAWVRPRFAGYVPAQSQASAIVRSVVLGGRSASEALDELEELFAHQPEAS; encoded by the coding sequence ATGACCGACTATGTCGGGCTCACTTGGGACCACCCGCGGGGCCGGAACGCGCTGGAGGCTGCAGCTCCTCGGCTGACCGGCCTGACCGGAACAGACACGCTGCGGTGGGAGGTGCAGCCGCTGGAGGGGTTCGAGTCGGCGGCGATCGCCGACCTCGCCAGGCGCTATGACGTCCTGGTGCTCGATCACCCTCACCTCGGCGACGCGCTGGCCGCCGACTGCCTGCACCCGATCGACGGCCTCCTGCCCCCGGAGGTGGTCCAACGCCTGGAGCGGGGCGCAGTGGGGGCCAGCGTGCGCTCCTACCGGTTCGGCTCACACCTGTGGGCGCTCCCGCTGGACGCAGCCACGCAGGTGAGCGCACGGCGACCCGATACGGTTCCCGACGCACCCACCAGCTGGGACCAGGCGATCGCGGTGGCCGGGACCGCGCGGGTGGCGATGAGCCTCGCCGGTCCGCATGCGTTCCTGACGTTCTGCTCCATCGCCGTCTCCCTCGGTGGCGAGTATGCGGGGGCCATCTTCGAGCGACGCACGGCCCAGCATGCCCTGCAGATCATGACCGACCTCTCGGCCAACCTCCCCGCAGGGACCGAGCACCTGAACCCGATCGGGCTGCTGGACCGGATGCGCACCGCCGGCGACATCGACTACCTGCCGCTGGTGTACGGCTACGTGAACTACTCCTCGCGCACGCTCTCCTTCGGCCCGCCGCCGATGGCTCGCCGGATCGGTTCGACGATCGGCGGCACCGGTATGGCTCTCACCCGCAGGAGCCGTCCGTCTCCGGCGCTCCTGGACCACGTGCTGTGGCTGCTCGACGAGCACACCCAACGCACGTTCATCCCCACTCACGACGGCCAGCCCAGCTCCCGGGCCGCCTGGTCGGACCCGGCCGTCGACGCCGCCGCCCACGGGTTCTACGGCGCCACGCGCGCCACCATGGAGGCTGCCTGGGTCAGGCCGCGCTTCGCCGGCTACGTCCCTGCCCAGAGCCAGGCATCGGCGATCGTGCGCTCCGTCGTCCTCGGCGGACGCTCTGCCAGCGAGGCCCTGGACGAGCTCGAGGAGCTGTTCGCCCATCAACCGGAGGCATCATGA